A genomic segment from Candidatus Nitrospira nitrosa encodes:
- a CDS encoding RusA family crossover junction endodeoxyribonuclease: MPVPPSINHQYATVNGRRLLSATGRSYKAQVGQQVWVTLAQSPEAPSFRDRLQSGPLSLSIRFFFASALKRDLDGGLKIAQDAICEGLDVNDNRIIETHLYKHVDKINPRIELSLSCLSPSTHES; this comes from the coding sequence TTGCCAGTTCCTCCTAGCATCAACCATCAATATGCCACGGTGAACGGACGTCGATTGCTCTCAGCGACCGGTCGCTCATACAAAGCGCAGGTCGGTCAGCAGGTGTGGGTGACCTTGGCTCAGTCACCTGAGGCGCCATCCTTTCGCGACCGCCTCCAATCCGGCCCACTTTCTCTGTCGATCCGGTTCTTTTTTGCCTCGGCATTGAAGCGGGATCTTGACGGAGGGCTGAAGATCGCCCAGGACGCAATCTGTGAAGGTCTCGACGTCAATGACAATCGGATCATTGAAACTCATCTCTACAAGCACGTCGACAAAATCAACCCCCGCATTGAACTCTCCCTTTCCTGCTTATCACCTTCAACCCACGAGTCCTGA
- a CDS encoding HD-GYP domain-containing protein, with amino-acid sequence MRVPISQLQIGMYVAGLDLPWFRSPFLRHSFKVERPAQIEKLLRAGVKTVTIDLDRGISPHPEQDTTDRQPPTPHTPAIQDKKPIKSLAQLNEEYAQAALAKQQLTQSVQTVFTRIASTGTVNAQQAADAVHEITIVTRTLTPSSVFMALSQNRAGDPMLSQHALTTCTLALILGQTFQFNPLELQELATAALLHDIGLLQIAPALVRHAHADQRLSPAQQREFETHPRIGVRTLQQAGSSETAILHLIANHHAYLDDSGYPKEARGEFTSDRTRILMIVDRYDELLSGFGGATPLPSHRTFQRLYQEARQNKLDQQLLSSFIGLVGIYPVHSQVRLNTKERGVVTTLNQETLHQPIITITHQPEGTTYPDPFTVNLANQPDGPQTRAIEAVIT; translated from the coding sequence ATGCGCGTACCCATCAGCCAACTTCAGATCGGAATGTACGTCGCAGGTCTGGATCTCCCATGGTTTCGCTCCCCCTTCCTTCGTCATTCCTTCAAGGTCGAACGACCAGCGCAAATCGAGAAGTTGCTCCGCGCCGGAGTCAAGACAGTGACTATCGATCTTGACCGGGGGATCAGCCCTCACCCTGAGCAAGATACGACAGACCGACAACCCCCGACACCCCACACCCCGGCGATTCAGGACAAAAAGCCGATCAAATCACTTGCCCAACTTAACGAAGAATATGCACAAGCTGCGCTGGCAAAGCAGCAGTTGACACAGTCCGTTCAGACTGTCTTCACAAGGATTGCGAGTACCGGAACGGTCAATGCGCAACAAGCAGCCGATGCCGTCCACGAGATCACGATTGTGACCAGAACGCTCACCCCCTCATCCGTCTTCATGGCCTTGAGCCAGAATCGAGCCGGTGATCCAATGCTGAGCCAGCATGCCCTCACAACCTGTACCTTGGCATTGATCCTGGGACAGACATTTCAGTTCAACCCATTGGAGCTGCAAGAACTGGCCACGGCCGCGCTCCTGCATGACATCGGACTGCTGCAGATAGCCCCCGCACTCGTTCGTCATGCGCACGCCGACCAACGTCTTTCCCCTGCTCAACAACGAGAGTTTGAGACTCATCCACGTATCGGCGTGAGAACATTGCAACAAGCAGGCAGCAGCGAGACGGCCATCCTCCATCTCATTGCCAACCATCATGCCTATCTCGATGACAGCGGGTATCCGAAAGAAGCTCGAGGGGAATTTACCTCGGACCGAACCAGAATTCTTATGATCGTTGATCGGTACGATGAACTGTTAAGTGGATTCGGCGGGGCCACACCGCTGCCTTCGCACCGGACGTTTCAGCGGCTCTACCAAGAAGCTCGACAGAATAAGCTCGATCAGCAGCTTCTATCATCATTTATTGGGTTAGTGGGCATTTATCCGGTGCATAGCCAGGTACGGCTGAATACGAAGGAACGAGGCGTGGTAACGACGTTGAATCAAGAGACATTGCACCAGCCGATCATCACCATCACTCATCAGCCAGAAGGCACGACCTATCCGGACCCGTTCACCGTCAATCTGGCGAATCAACCCGATGGGCCGCAGACTCGTGCCATAGAAGCGGTCATCACGTAA
- a CDS encoding ABC transporter ATP-binding protein, which translates to MVTIRRLSKTYSRGEAMVTALHDVDLEIRQGEFCAFVGPSGCGKSTLLNLVAGLDHPTSGEVVIDGRSTSTLNSQDWTTMRRETIGIVFQAFHLVHGLTAEENIALPLMLRGDQGRDIAARVDDLLHQVGMSHRRRHRPGELSGGEQQRVAIARALVHQPRLLLADEPTGNVDSHQGAEIMTLIRGLAQSGGQTVLLVTHSTQAAFAADYTWAMRDGRLVSRTTPVTHSVCPS; encoded by the coding sequence GTGGTTACGATCAGACGGCTTTCCAAGACTTACTCGCGCGGTGAGGCCATGGTGACCGCCTTGCACGATGTGGATCTTGAAATTCGGCAGGGCGAATTCTGTGCGTTTGTCGGTCCTAGTGGGTGTGGGAAAAGTACCCTTCTCAATCTTGTCGCTGGGCTGGATCACCCCACTTCTGGTGAAGTTGTGATTGATGGACGGTCCACGAGCACGCTGAACAGTCAGGACTGGACGACGATGCGGCGTGAAACAATCGGGATTGTGTTTCAAGCCTTCCATCTTGTTCATGGACTGACGGCGGAAGAGAATATCGCACTCCCGTTGATGTTGCGGGGAGACCAAGGACGTGATATTGCTGCACGGGTCGATGATCTGTTGCATCAGGTTGGCATGAGTCATCGGCGCCGCCATCGTCCAGGTGAGCTCTCGGGTGGCGAGCAGCAACGAGTGGCGATTGCGCGGGCATTAGTCCACCAACCACGGCTTCTGTTGGCTGATGAACCGACCGGCAACGTGGATTCGCATCAAGGTGCAGAGATCATGACACTGATCCGTGGGCTCGCCCAGTCTGGGGGACAGACGGTGCTGTTGGTGACTCATAGCACACAGGCTGCGTTCGCGGCTGACTATACGTGGGCGATGCGTGACGGTAGACTGGTTTCACGCACGACCCCTGTTACTCATTCGGTTTGCCCATCATGA
- a CDS encoding ABC transporter permease, with the protein MPTFVWLTVVTALRILQRNRLRAGLTMLGIIIGVGAVIAMVSIGEGAKLAVQKQIASMGVNSILIWPNYSVISGVRGGQGAVVTLTVADAIDLKKKVPLLAEAGWSRSGSMQVMSGGRNWSTTVIGASPSVLTIRDWAYSSGGPFTQTDMDTAARVALIGQTVVDNLFESGEEPVGAVIRVKNVPIRVIGVLSPKGQSPSGYDQDDVVIIPFTTAERKVLGTSFLGSVSGVHVSTDRTEDIFDAIEQIREVLRSRHRLQGDRPDDFLIRTQIDVAKIQEGTSETLTGMLLVIASVSLLVGGIGIMNILLVSVTERTREIGIRMAVGAKRLHIMMQFLIEAMTLSMVGGGIGVLLGVTAAKLTSIIAGWPTIISGKTIVTAFGFSLVVGLFFGLYPANKAARLNPIEALRYE; encoded by the coding sequence ATGCCGACGTTTGTGTGGCTGACAGTTGTGACTGCGCTGCGAATTTTGCAACGAAATCGCCTGCGTGCTGGATTGACGATGTTGGGGATTATCATCGGAGTCGGTGCGGTTATTGCCATGGTCAGTATCGGGGAGGGGGCAAAACTAGCCGTGCAGAAACAGATCGCCTCCATGGGGGTGAATAGTATTCTCATTTGGCCAAATTATTCGGTAATCAGCGGTGTGCGTGGGGGGCAAGGTGCCGTGGTTACCTTGACGGTGGCCGATGCGATCGACTTAAAAAAGAAGGTTCCGCTTTTGGCTGAAGCAGGTTGGTCTCGATCGGGCTCGATGCAAGTGATGAGTGGAGGCCGCAACTGGAGTACGACGGTGATAGGGGCTTCGCCGAGTGTGCTGACGATCAGAGACTGGGCCTACAGCAGCGGAGGTCCATTTACCCAAACGGACATGGATACCGCCGCTCGCGTGGCACTGATTGGTCAGACGGTGGTGGACAACCTCTTTGAGTCGGGAGAGGAGCCGGTTGGGGCGGTTATTCGTGTGAAAAATGTTCCGATCCGGGTTATCGGTGTCTTGAGTCCGAAAGGGCAGAGTCCTTCTGGCTATGATCAGGATGATGTGGTGATTATTCCTTTCACCACTGCTGAGCGAAAGGTGTTGGGGACATCGTTTCTTGGGTCCGTCAGTGGCGTCCATGTTTCTACAGATCGGACGGAAGATATATTTGATGCGATTGAACAAATACGGGAGGTGTTGAGATCACGCCATCGATTACAAGGAGATCGACCGGATGACTTCCTGATTCGTACCCAAATCGATGTTGCAAAGATTCAAGAAGGGACCAGTGAGACCTTGACGGGTATGTTGCTTGTCATTGCATCCGTCTCCCTTCTTGTCGGAGGCATCGGCATTATGAATATCTTGCTCGTGTCGGTCACTGAACGCACGCGAGAGATCGGAATACGTATGGCGGTCGGCGCCAAACGGCTCCACATCATGATGCAATTTCTCATTGAGGCCATGACGCTCAGTATGGTTGGGGGAGGGATCGGTGTGCTCTTGGGTGTGACTGCGGCCAAGCTGACGTCCATTATTGCCGGTTGGCCGACCATCATCTCAGGAAAGACGATTGTGACTGCATTCGGTTTTTCCCTCGTGGTTGGCCTGTTTTTTGGACTCTATCCTGCCAATAAAGCAGCACGATTGAATCCGATCGAGGCCTTGCGCTACGAATAG
- a CDS encoding helix-turn-helix domain-containing protein, with the protein MSKTPKSELMTAMKTYRFLKIPQDTLYRYLQRRSIPGSMLGIDWRFVRSDLERWIQDTQLQISGQFLN; encoded by the coding sequence ATGAGCAAGACTCCCAAGAGCGAGCTGATGACAGCCATGAAAACCTACCGCTTCCTCAAGATTCCACAGGATACGCTCTATCGGTATCTTCAGCGCCGATCCATCCCTGGATCTATGCTTGGCATCGATTGGCGATTCGTTCGTTCGGATCTCGAACGGTGGATCCAAGACACCCAACTCCAGATATCCGGGCAATTCCTAAACTAA
- a CDS encoding dihydroorotate oxidase — protein MMNLSTTIAGVMFPSCFMNAAGALCVTREELEALGGSTAGAIVTKSMTIEPRQGNPEPRYYGFPGGSINSMGLPNLGYRAYAELIPQLKRFGKPVIASVAGLTEDDFPTIAETINAAQPDLIEVNLSCPNIPGKPQIGYDPDASERVLKKVRPKITVPMGVKLPPYFDPAHHHAMGTMLGRCGVDFLNLINSVGNGLVVDSERETVVIKPKGGFGGLGGRLIKPVALANVRAFYKIFGEKMPIIGTGGVMDGGDAFEHILCGASAVQVGTVLVEEGLGAFRRLEAELGAVLTRKGYRSIQECRGRLKEL, from the coding sequence ATCATGAACCTCTCGACGACGATTGCAGGCGTGATGTTCCCCAGCTGTTTTATGAATGCAGCTGGTGCGCTTTGTGTGACGCGAGAAGAATTGGAGGCCCTCGGAGGGTCCACCGCAGGGGCGATCGTCACAAAATCGATGACGATTGAGCCGCGTCAAGGGAATCCAGAGCCGAGGTATTATGGGTTTCCGGGAGGCTCTATCAACTCCATGGGACTGCCGAATCTTGGCTATCGAGCATATGCTGAATTAATTCCGCAGCTCAAACGATTTGGCAAGCCCGTCATTGCCAGTGTAGCCGGACTGACGGAGGACGATTTTCCGACGATTGCGGAAACAATCAATGCCGCACAACCGGATCTTATTGAGGTAAATTTATCCTGTCCCAACATCCCTGGGAAGCCGCAGATCGGGTATGACCCGGACGCCTCTGAGCGAGTACTCAAAAAGGTGCGTCCAAAAATCACCGTTCCCATGGGGGTCAAGCTGCCGCCCTACTTTGATCCAGCCCATCATCATGCGATGGGCACCATGCTAGGGCGATGTGGCGTGGACTTTCTGAACCTGATCAATTCAGTCGGCAATGGACTCGTGGTTGATTCGGAGCGGGAAACGGTCGTGATCAAGCCGAAAGGTGGATTTGGTGGATTAGGCGGACGCCTGATCAAACCCGTGGCTTTGGCGAACGTCCGTGCCTTCTATAAGATCTTTGGAGAGAAGATGCCCATCATTGGCACGGGTGGAGTGATGGATGGCGGTGATGCGTTTGAACATATTCTCTGTGGAGCGTCAGCGGTGCAGGTTGGAACAGTATTGGTGGAGGAGGGGTTGGGCGCCTTCCGTCGTTTAGAGGCAGAACTCGGGGCGGTATTAACCCGAAAGGGATACCGATCGATTCAGGAGTGCCGCGGACGTCTCAAGGAACTCTAG
- a CDS encoding FmdB family zinc ribbon protein — protein MPIYEYLCQDCTKRNAILILNPQRVDPVQCRHCGSLRMNRLLSRFSAPKSEEARLESLADPTTLGGLDESDPRSVARLMKKMGQELGEDVSDVEAMLDEPGRDDSSVDHADDI, from the coding sequence ATGCCCATCTATGAGTACCTGTGCCAGGACTGCACGAAGCGCAATGCGATCCTGATATTGAACCCCCAGCGAGTCGATCCGGTGCAATGCCGTCACTGTGGAAGCTTAAGGATGAATCGCCTCCTCTCACGATTTTCCGCTCCCAAGTCGGAGGAGGCCAGGCTCGAGTCACTTGCCGATCCCACCACCCTCGGTGGACTCGATGAATCTGATCCCCGGAGTGTCGCCCGACTCATGAAGAAAATGGGACAGGAGTTGGGTGAAGACGTCAGTGACGTCGAAGCCATGTTGGACGAACCAGGTAGAGACGACTCAAGCGTCGACCACGCCGACGACATCTAA
- a CDS encoding division/cell wall cluster transcriptional repressor MraZ: MMFAGEYLCKVDEKGRFIVPSPIREQIEAEGQAVMFLKGPEQSLLIYSMKEWEKVLDRTKSSLDEDQSRLFMHFVVSEAGSSDIDKTGRILIPGRLRKLVPVDEDQEIILVGLYHRMELWNPSDWRRYIARTEDRYEQNMAKIVNLL, from the coding sequence ATGATGTTCGCCGGTGAATATCTTTGCAAAGTGGATGAAAAAGGGAGATTTATCGTCCCCTCTCCGATCCGCGAGCAGATTGAAGCCGAGGGCCAAGCCGTGATGTTCTTGAAAGGCCCCGAACAGTCACTCCTGATCTATTCGATGAAGGAATGGGAGAAGGTTCTGGACCGAACAAAGTCGTCCTTGGATGAAGACCAAAGTCGGCTGTTCATGCACTTCGTCGTCTCGGAAGCCGGCTCATCGGATATCGATAAGACCGGACGGATCCTGATTCCTGGCCGTTTACGCAAACTGGTCCCGGTGGATGAGGACCAGGAGATCATATTGGTTGGACTCTATCACCGCATGGAACTGTGGAATCCAAGTGACTGGCGTCGTTATATTGCCCGTACGGAAGATCGGTATGAACAGAATATGGCCAAGATCGTAAACCTGCTCTAA
- a CDS encoding ComF family protein, translated as MTPLANLMLTTLPQLDTIDMIIPVPLHHARLCQREFNQALLLADQIGRHLNISISYTNLVRTTSTAPQTSLSRKSRLKNLRHAFAVRHPTQLMNKRILLIDDVFTTGTTVNECARTLRRSGSADVFVLTLARTIDQNLIPDRTHSPAFYPFSSH; from the coding sequence GTGACACCCCTTGCCAACTTGATGCTCACCACACTTCCACAGCTGGATACCATCGACATGATCATCCCAGTTCCATTGCACCACGCGCGGCTCTGCCAGCGAGAGTTCAATCAGGCACTGCTGCTGGCCGATCAGATCGGACGGCATCTGAATATTTCCATTTCGTACACCAATCTGGTCCGTACCACTTCCACCGCGCCTCAGACCTCTCTCTCCCGCAAAAGCCGGCTCAAAAACCTTCGCCACGCATTTGCGGTACGGCATCCTACTCAGCTCATGAACAAACGTATTTTATTGATTGACGATGTCTTCACAACCGGCACGACTGTCAACGAATGTGCCAGGACTCTGCGCCGATCCGGTTCAGCCGACGTCTTCGTCCTCACCTTGGCACGAACCATCGACCAGAATCTGATCCCTGATCGCACGCACTCTCCAGCATTCTATCCATTTTCAAGTCATTGA
- a CDS encoding ABC transporter ATP-binding protein, translating into MAPLIVCEDLWKVYRVGDIEVQALRGLSVTINDGEFVAIMGTSGSGKSTLMNILGCLDQPSKGHYRLGGVEVEGLQPDQLAEIRNQKIGFVFQSFNLIPRTSALENAQLPLLYRGLSLKEQRARASTALERVGLKGREHHTPTQLSGGQQQRVAIARALVTSPSLLLADEPTGNLDTGSSYEIMAILEGLNRDGITIILVTHEVDIAALAAREIVIKDGQVLSDRTIQDRAH; encoded by the coding sequence ATGGCTCCGCTCATCGTCTGCGAAGATCTCTGGAAAGTGTACCGAGTCGGTGACATTGAGGTGCAGGCATTGAGGGGCCTCAGTGTGACAATCAACGATGGCGAGTTTGTCGCCATTATGGGGACAAGCGGCTCAGGGAAGTCCACGCTGATGAATATTCTTGGTTGCCTGGATCAGCCGAGCAAGGGGCACTATCGGTTAGGCGGTGTTGAGGTGGAGGGGTTGCAACCGGATCAGTTGGCAGAGATTCGGAATCAGAAAATCGGTTTTGTCTTTCAAAGTTTCAATCTCATTCCGAGAACCAGCGCATTGGAAAACGCTCAATTGCCGCTTCTGTACCGAGGACTGTCCTTAAAGGAGCAGCGAGCCCGTGCCTCTACAGCACTCGAACGGGTCGGACTGAAGGGCCGGGAGCATCATACCCCCACGCAATTGTCGGGTGGTCAACAGCAACGGGTGGCCATCGCTCGGGCACTGGTGACCTCGCCATCTTTGTTACTTGCCGACGAACCGACGGGAAATCTTGATACAGGGTCGAGCTATGAAATCATGGCGATTCTTGAGGGATTGAATCGTGATGGAATTACGATCATTCTTGTGACGCATGAAGTCGATATTGCCGCCCTTGCTGCGCGTGAAATTGTGATCAAGGACGGCCAAGTCCTGAGTGACCGTACCATTCAGGATCGGGCTCATTAG